Proteins co-encoded in one Dasypus novemcinctus isolate mDasNov1 chromosome 18, mDasNov1.1.hap2, whole genome shotgun sequence genomic window:
- the ZNF524 gene encoding zinc finger protein 524 codes for MGNEQPFSRFSSILGLSLIGSPCWVLCGRKAIAMFLGMRWWGCRWGYFSDRRTRARDGRCLRLRPTADDGAAAQARRACTDATGLRTQRAGRGRPRRVPFVPCGRAGPTGRGGRGVPRAPPPPPPRRRGGAGPPRPRPSPRSGPVAPARARSREPRRHANEPGSRAQTQAPHCSMDTPSPDPLPSPLPGEEDKPLALPPPVLRGRRGRRPGGATSSKRTLKAPLPRKRGRPPKSGQEPALPQGASAPVGSGGSDLLLIDDQGVPYTVSEGSVAGGPEGSGPKRAPHFCLVCLRAFPYLSDLERHSISHSELKPHECKDCGKTFKRSSHLRRHCNIHAGLRPFRCPLCPRRFREAGELAHHHRVHSGERPYQCPVCRLRFTEANTLRRHAKRKHPEAIGAPLCPPGPGPEPPWDDEGIPATAGAEEEGPQRKEPA; via the exons ATGGGCAACGAGCAGCCATTTTCCCGCTTCTCATCCATTCTGGGGCTCTCTTTGATTGGGTCACCCTGCTGGGTGCTTTGTGGGAGGAAAGCTATTGCTATGTTCTTGGGGATGCGATGGTGGGGATGCCGATGGGGTTATTTTTCCGACCGCAGAACGCGAGCGAGAGACGGGAGGTGCTTGAGGCTCCGTCCGACAGCCGACGACGGCGCTGCTGCGCAGGCGCGGCGTGCCTGCACGGACGCGACCGGCCTTAGGACCCagcgggcggggcgcgggcggcccCGACGAGTCCCCTTTGTTCCCTGCGGGCGCGCGGGCCCgacggggaggggagggaggggcgtcccccgcgcgccgccgccgcccccgccccgccgccgcggaggggcagggccccctcgcccccgcccctccccacgcTCCGGCCCCGTCGCCCCCGCGCGCGCGCGCTCACGCGAGCCCAGGCGACATGCAAATGAG CCCGGCTCCAGGGCCCAGACCCAAGCCCCCCACTGCTCAATGGACACCCCCAGCCCAGACCCGTTGCCTTCGCCTTTGCCCGGGGAGGAAGACAAACCTCTGGCCTTACCTCCTCCTGTTCTCCGGGGCCGCCGAGGCCGACGTCCCGGGGGGGCCACCTCCTCGAAGCGGACGCTCAAGGCCCCCCTCCCTCGCAAGCGGGGCCGCCCCCCCAAGTCAGGACAGGAGCCTGCGCTGCCCCAGGGGGCGTCAGCCCCGGTGGGCAGTGGTGGCAGCGACCTCCTGTTGATCGATGATCAGGGTGTGCCCTACACGGTCTCGGAAGGGTCCGTGGCAGGTGGGCCCGAGGGCTCCGGCCCCAAGAGGGCCCCACACTTCTGCCTGGTGTGCCTGCGCGCCTTCCCCTACCTCTCGGACCTGGAGCGGCACAGCATCTCGCACTCGGAGCTGAAGCCGCACGAGTGCAAGGACTGCGGCAAGACCTTCAAGCGGTCCAGCCACCTGCGGCGGCACTGCAACATCCACGCCGGCCTGCGGCCCTTCCGCTGCCCGCTCTGCCCGCGCCGCTTCCGCGAGGCCGGCGAGCTGGCCCACCACCACCGCGTCCACTCCGGGGAGCGCCCCTACCAGTGCCCGGTGTGCCGGCTGCGCTTCACGGAGGCCAACACGCTGCGGCGCCATGCCAAGCGCAAGCACCCCGAGGCCATCGGGGCCCCCCTATGTCCCCCGGGCCCAGGGCCTGAACCGCCGTGGGACGACGAGGGGATCCCAGCCACGGCGGGCGCGGAGGAGGAGGGGCCGCAGCGGAAGGAGCCGGCCTGA